TTGTCTACAGGATCCTTCTCTAGGGAGAAATAATTGTTCATTCCAATAAGAAAccaattttaatgagttttaaattggattttaaatattaaattctgGTTTGCATTTAAAGTAGTTGTTTGAAAACTGTTTGCAGAGAGGAATATGATAATGGAGGAGACTTCAAAAGGAAAGATAGGGCTGGCGGAGAAGCTCAGTCTCAGAGCAAAACAGCACTTgcctagacacacacacacacacacacaaccacgaAAACTCTCTATTCTCTATAACTTGTACAATATTAGTATTTAAATAATTGTATTCATTCCTACAATTAACCTATCCCTTTCCGACATCATAACAGTATTTGGTTCCAAGTTCAGAGTTTTAAATTTAGAGTATTAAAACAAAGCTGTAGTGTCTAAAAACTGAATTTTTGACTCAAATAGCTATCAAGACTACAGtgtcaaacatttaaaatgtggtTACTTTTACAACAGATTCAGGAATGTAGATCATTATAAATTTTctatcacttttaaaaaatgttgagaaCAAACGACTTGAAAAAGGTTTACAATTAatctttataagttgattcttGAATACCTATTTGCCTTCAGTCTGTTTATACCCTGTGGATCTATTCTTGGAACTGTTAAAATTTGCTACAGGTTGACAACATCAGCAGCACTCTGGGCACTGAAATGACCTTGTTTACAGTAATGTTTTTGTGAAAGTTATTTCTTGATAGAGCTCTCTGGATCTGTgttcatcttttctctctctctctttctctctctctctctctgcagaagTAATTTAAGACTAAGATTATAGAAAGAATCGGCAAAGTCTTGCTGAATTATAGCATTATTCACTCCACTGCTCAGTTTTGGGCCTGCATACAGAATGACAAAGAAACAAGTCAAAGTCATTCTAAAAACCACAGGGTCAGAATGTGAGCATGTTGCACAAGCATCCCTTCTTCATAGCTCTTTGTGAATGAGTCATCTTTAACCTACCATAAACAATTTGCCTCTTTTCAGCACTGAGTCTACATGGCTCATTCTGGGAAAGCGTACATTATGCTAGAACTAGGGAATAGTTAATTAtaaaacccacagaatgagaaagcTGAAATTGAGACATGAGTTTCCAATCTGAAACCCATTTTGAGTGacacattttttgctttagtaatacCTGACTTTGCTTCTCAGACACATATTCTGCATTGTTCATTAATAGCTTACAAATGGTGTTGAGAGCTGGGAATTTCTGAGAAGTATTTTAGGTGATAAGGTCTGGCCCTTCTGTATTAATATCCCTATACACAGGGCTTGTGGTAGTGAGCCTGAGTTCTCGTGTACAACCTCGTTCTGAAGTGAGGAGTGAGCAAGAAGACCCCCTGAAGTGATGATGCCCTGATCCAGGACTTCCCCAACCTGAAACTATTAGGGAAGAAAATACTAGgacattctttgttttgtttttatgttttcactATTGTGACTTTAAATTGGACCTTGGGGTTGTTTGTTAAGTGCACTGCTACTTGATCCTCACTTCTAGCTAATCTTTTTCCTAAATTACCCAAACTTGGATATTCTATTACATGCACACAATATGGATTAACAAAATCTGCGTGTTCGAAAGAGAGGTGGGGTGTTGCTAGAACAAGCACTCTGACATGGCAGTGGCTTTGGAACTGGGTTATGGAGACATGTAGGAGCAGTTTTGATATGATTATGGGAGAAGCCTTTGTATCTGAAATGAAACAGGAAGGGGAGTTCTGATGAGGGCCTGTGGAGAACAGCTGTCAGGGAAACTGAGTGCTCGTACATAAGTGGCTTTGAATAGAATGTTGGTAGAGACACAGGCAGCATAGGCTACTCCCAGGAAGCCTCAAAAGTGGGGAGGTTTTTTTGTAAATTGAGATGGAATTGCTATTCTTATTACTATGTGGCAAAGAATTTAGCTGAGTGATTTTTGTGTCTCAGAACTTTACGGATTGGAGAAGTTCCAAGTGATGAAGGAGGCTATTTGGCAGAAGAAATCTGAGGTGCATTATTGAGTGGGTGATGGCTTCTCTTTCTGGCTTCTAGGAAAAGGTAGAAAGAGAGAAACCTCATAAAGACTAATACTGTTCTGTGTCTAGTGATCACTCCTGTGATTTCAGCACTCCAGAATTTGAAATCATCCTGGGCTACATTGAAATACCCTTTTCCCCCACAACAAATTCTCATATCTAAGGGAAAGTAGAAGgtaaagatctgaaaaactctCAGCTGTGTCAGATACCAAGTATTGTGTTCAGGATAAATTATTAAGGTGATTTTCATGTATGCAAGTAAATTACATGTTCTTACACCTGTGCAGTGGAGGAAATAGTGAAGTGTTGATTTTCAAAGCCGCTTAGCCAATGACTAGCTAAGACATAAACATACAAAGTTTAAACAGTGTGTTAtgtgccagtggcttatgtctgtgATGCTTTCCACTTTACAGTGTATAATGGAGATGATCTCAGTTCAGGGTAGCCTGagcatagttcacaagaccccatctcaaaaataaacaaagcaaagtggaatgaaggtgtggctcaaatagaagtatacctgttttgcaagcatgaaatcccaagttcaaacccaacatccatcaaaaaaatgtgtgtatatgtatgtatatatgtatgtgtgtatatacataatcacataaacatacatatatgtttgtccatacacacatgcacacacatgcagaaaGGAGGTGGCATCAATTTCAATTATGTGGGAATGCCTCTAGTCAGTCCTGGTGTATTTGATATAAATTAGCATGCTAATTATTTTGAGAACTCCTAAGTAGATGACATGTTGCAGAGTCTTCACTTAGCCAACATCTAAGATTACACCAAAGATCCTAATCTTGCTAATGTAGCCAGGCAACAATGGCTCTCACAATTCTAGCTAGTTTGGAGGTGATATCGGGAACATCTCAGTTCAATGCCAAATGGGctaatggttcatgagaccccatcttcaaaatttcTAGGCAAATATGGGCTGTAAttatggctctagtggtagattcttttcaaatacctgtaaacaattttttaaaaaattactggaGCTAAAAGGCAAATATAGGAGAACAAAAATATCTCTACTATATCCTATATTAAAGTAGTAGTGTATAGAGTAGGAATGCATCAAAATAGAATtgaaaaatgaccaaaacatAAGGAAGCCAAGTTGAAGCTTGGAGGCATTACTCATgaagtagagagcctgcctagcaattgtgaatccctgagttcaaatgtcaataCCCCCACACCCCCCAAAGAAAAATGCATCCTAACTTAAGTGGGAAAGACAGTGTAATCAGTAGAAAGAAAGACATGTAATTCATTCGTCCATTGCTAAATTAATACCTGATTAATTTATGATTGCACAATTTTTTTCAGGCAGGCACTTCAGTACTTGATCCACACCTAGAGCCccatgaaataataaaagtactgATTTCAAATGACCACATAATACATCACtgagacgtggtaagaagcaggTGCTTGGTATGGAATGTCCAGAATGGTTCGGGTCAATGCAATTACACCCAAGGCTGGGTCAGTTTGGCCCAAGTGGAGGAAGCCTGGACTGGGGAATGGTGATTGGAATCTTTCACTTGCATTTGGCAGAGTCAGGTAGCTGATGGGTCTTCTGTCACTCAGGCTTGAGTAGGGAGGGGCCTTTATCACTAACCAATGAGGAACACTGATCTTAGGTAGGAGCTGTGCAATGGAGACCCTGAATATGTGGAGCTCTTCACTGCCCAGAGCAGGACACTCCACTTAGTACCTACCATATTTGAAAGTCCGGTTTTGTTTTGAGAAGCTCCAGGTGTCCCAGGCTTGGATGTTCTGTGTCCTCTCACTGCAGCAGCCTAGGGATGATACCGGAAACCGGGAAATGGTAAGATTTCAGCTGGGGTCACAGAGCAGTGGCCGGGGAACTGCTGGAAGCAGCAGCCTTCACTACTCTGGGCCCAAGGATGGGGTTGGGCCTGAGCAGATCCAGCGTCTGTCCCATTTGTGACTTGAGTGGCTTCCTTGGACACCTGGTGCCCTGTGGACAGCTTGACCCCACATGGCACAAACACCACAGTGACAGCAGTCCTGGCTGCTTCTGCCTCGTGCTCGGCTCCTGTGCGTGGCCGCTGTGGGTGGGATCCCCGTGTCTCTCCATGGCGCCAATTTTCCTGAGTCTTCAGGATCCCGGGAAGGGAACCTGAAGTGCAAACCACTGTGATGTCATGGTTACCATTCTTACTGATTCTTGACCTGGTTTAAGAAGCAAGAAATGAATGGGGAGAAGGGACAGTATTTAAATGGAGTGTGGCAGCTTTTTGTGTGACAGAAGAAAGCACTTAAGGGGTCACTGGAGTTTCCTCAGGGAGGATCATTAAAAGCAAGTCAAAGCTAAAGAGGACACTGCCTTACAAGATCCCTTTGGAACCGCTGCAATAATTTGTGAGGAAGTCCTACATAAAAGTGACAACTTTATTTACATCCTCATGAACTTTGGGACTCGCCTTTGTACAGCCTTTAGAACTGAGTGACAAAACAACAGGGCAGGAGATTCACACAACTGGTGACAGAATATGTCACAGAGAGGTTAAAACAAGGGCAAGAAAGGATGTAAAGATTAGAGGTCACTGTCAGTTTATTGTGTGTCTCTTGTGGATTTTTCAGCCAGTGGTGATTTTGTCTGTCAAAATTGCTTTCCCGGTGAAGTCAGTCTGTCCTTAAGGTGATGGTAGAGGAGAAATGGTGTGCCTGGTCAGGCTAAGGGTGGGTCAGAGATCCCAGGTCTGGTACTAGTGAGAGACTTAAAAAGAGTTGGGTTAATTGGTTTTTTACAATCAGCTAAACTaaccatgtttgtttgtttgtcttataCAGTGTTGTCGCTTTTAACCTTTGACATGTTTGTTCCttttaaatatgtattcattttcaCATGCTTTTGAACCATATTTTGTGTTGTTTCTTGCTGAATCTAGGATCTCTTATATAATGTTAGACAGTCTATAGCTTACTTAGAATAAAGCTCTTCAGTGTTTTTAGGAATTTGATATAACTAGGACATTAGATTGTTTGGACATGTAAAGGTGtaatttggaaaatacagaaatttttttttttttttggtagtactagggtttgaactcagggccacaagcTTTCTAAGCAGGAGCTCTTACTACCTGAtctactttgccagcccttttcttatgatggttttttccagatagggtttcttTCCAGGTTGGATTCCagccaaaatcctcctgatctctgcttcctgagtagctaggaatacaggcatgagtcactgactccagactgaaATTGTAGAATTTTATGTCTGTTTAGCCCAAAAATGTTGGTGACAGCGAGTTCTTTCTAACGATTTGTGCCATCCCTCTCCTTCTTTTATCTTGACTTTCCCAAATAAGAGGTATAACTTTGATTTATGTGCACACTGAATTATCCTTCCTGAGTCCTGTACAGTTTTTCTTTCCGAGTAGTCAACAAGAATGCAATTACAAACATCTGATGTCTGTCTGTTTAGTTACAGGAGATGCACTCACTTCCCTGAAAAGCAACTTGGTTAAGGTTACAAGAAGTAGTTTCATTAATTGTTATTACTCCTTAAATAATGATCTTGCCCCCTGCAGTGAGATTAGCTTTAATTTCCCTCAACTTCATTAAGTGTGGGTATATAAGTATTGTGTTGAGACTCTTGCTATTTACAAAGGTGACAGTCAGTATAGAATGTTCCATATTTGTTTTCAATGAACACATACTGTGACAGGTTAGggaaaagaatcaaaactttatTCTCCATCCACAGCATGAGTGAATTATGGAAGACAGTTTCAAGTGAATAGTTTAAACTGAACAATATAAGAGAGTCTCAGTTTGATTGAAGAAAGGGAGAGTTGCATGGTTTAAAAGAGGCTGCTTGGAAACAGTGACCCATTCCTTCAATTCTGGCTACATAAGACTTTGATATTGGGAGCTTCTGCTTCCAAACAGCTAGGCCAAATGGTtgaagagacccccatctccaatatTAGCAGAGCTAAATggattgggggtatggctcaagtggtagagaggctACTTTACAAGGAAAAAGTCctgaatcaaaccccagtaccaccagaaaaaaggaggcagggattaggaggatcatgattaaAAGCTAGCTTctcaaatagttcatgggacccatGGAAAACCCTTTTcaaaaaaatgactggtggagtggcttaaggcatagggcctgagttcaaactccagtaccagaaaaaaaattgcatgttgATCATGGAAACGGTTTGGGAACACTCAGCTGCTCTTTAAGTCTAGCTGATGAGGTGCATGCCACCAAAGTTCCAGGCATGACTGAACTTTGTGTTCAGACATTTCTAAGGATATATAGTCTTAGGacaagtgatttttgttttttgtttttttttcccttgtgggagtgtagtttgaactcagggcatacttACCACCCCTAGTCATGTTAATTGTCTTGTGCCAGGTGAATCGCAGTTCATCATTATGACAGATATTATAGACCCACTCTTTAGCAAGGATTTGGAGTCATTCAGTTTGTTCTGCTgttgttttcacatttattttctggCTAACATTAAAAGTgctgtgtgaatgagtgtggatTTGCATGAAGAGTACGTATTTAATGCCCAAGACATAGAATGAACACTTTGAGAACATAGCGTCATGTGAACACTTGAAGTCTAGATCTTCAGTTCTATCAGTCTGACCTTCCTCCTTGAAATACACTTGTTATATTTTAGGCATCTGTGACCTTTGATGATGTGTGTGTCAAGTTCACCCAGGAAGAGTGGGCTTTGCTGGATCCTTCACAACAGAAGATGTACAGGGATGTGATGGTAGAAACcttcaggaacctggcctctgttGGTAAGGATGGCTTCATTCCCTTAGTCAATGGGAGAACCAGTGTTTGTTGCTCTTTAATGCTTTGGAATAATTTGGAATGTGGAAACCGTAAATCGAGTGAACGTAGCAGGTTGGCACATTATACCGTAAACCTACTTAGAATCTTGTAGATTTTCTAtagtaatatttttcaaaatgttttctttttctgtctctctttcatttaaaaaaaaacaaaacaaaaacaggggaAGATCAGACCGTTGAAGAGGTTTACAAAAATTCCAGAAGAAGTCTAAGGTAATTTTCACTTACAACAGAAAGCAACTTAAACACTGAAGGAAAGGAATGTGAAACAGATCATGTGAAGGGGAGGTCAGTAGTGAGAgaggagagggtaaatgaagagggcaaAGCAGGGTATGGTTGCTTTACCTTTATTGGTGGGGGAGAAGGAGTTGTGGTTTGCACTGTGCCCTTGTAACTGCAAGGCAAACATTCTAACACTTGCAGCATCCCTCTAGTCTCTTTTGCTCTAGGTTTGTTGGGCATGGAGTCTTAGGAAATATTTCCCATGGTTGACATTGAACCTGAATCTTCTGACTCTCgttctccctagtagctaggaatAGAAGCATAGCCACTCTCCCCACTGTGTTTTATGTTCTTTCTGTACATGCACTTATATGGAACAGTAAAACCTATTCACGTATTTTAAGACAGGGAATGGGGGAGGAAGAATATTGatggagagaatgaaagaaactaggatataatatatgtatatatggattgGTGCCTATAATCTTCAGTATAGGTTTGTAGGATTATGCGCATACTTCAAAATCTAAATGATTTTGGTCATAGTTTTTCCATGTACAATACTCAAATGCACTTAGATGTAAAGTAGATAGTCAGTGTTTGCAAAATACTGGGATGGAATCTATAGATACCTGTAACAATACCACTGGTTTGATAATATGTTTCCGGGAACCATCCTCATtgtcagaaattctttcaggCCATAAAACTTACTTCTCATggtccttatttaaaaatatagcttAGTAATGTGTTTCTCATTATTTCTAGAAGTCAAATTGTAGGGAGATTCTGTAAACACAAAGAAGATAATCAGTTTGGAGAAGTCTTCAGCCATACTCCAGATCTTATTATGAGCAATAATATTCCTACTGGAGTGGGAACAAATGACAACTGTGTGTGCACAGAAGTCTTCATCAGGCATCCATCCGTGAGTCTGTCCTTCAGAACTCAGAGTGGACCTGAGCCACATGAGTATCAGGAATATGGAAAAAAGCCACTTAAATGGAAGGATTATGGGAAAACCATTCCTGACTCCAGATTTCTTAAATGGCATGAAAGAAGTCACCCTGGAGAGACACCCTTTCTATGTAAGTGGTCTGGAAAAGCCTGCTTTCATTTAAGTGGCCTTTGCATATATGAGCTGGCTCATGATAGAGAACAACCCTATGTTTATAAGCCACGTGAGAAACCCATCTCACATTTGTGTGCTGTTGAAAAACGTGAAAGAACTTACAGTACAGAAAAACCCCATGTATGccagcaatgtggaaaagcctttagttTTTCCAGGTacctcaaaacacatgaaaaaactcacactggagagaagccctttgcatgtaagcaatgtggaaaagcctttcgttcttccagttacctcaaaacacatgaaagaagtcACACTGGAGCAAACCCTtatgcatgtaaacaatgtggaaaagccttctgtTCGCCCAGTAAACTTGAGAGACATGTAAAAACTCACAGTGGTGAAAAACCCTATATGTGTGAGCAGTGTGGAAAAGCTCTTAGTTCTTCCAGTTAcctcaaaatacatgaaagaactcacactggagagaagccctttgcatgtaagcaatgtggaaaagcttttaatttttcctgTTACCTCAAAgcacatgaaagaactcacactggacaGAAGCCctttgcatgtaagcaatgtgaaAAAGCCTTTACTTTTTCCAGTTCcctcaaaaaacatgaaagaattcacacagaAGCAAAACATtatgcatgtaaacaatgtggaaaagccttctatTGGTCCAGTGATCTCCTAATACATGTAAAAACTCACAGTAGTGAAAAACTCTATGTATGTGAGCAGTGTGGAAAAGCTGTTAGTTCTTCCAGTTAcctcaaaatacatgaaagaactcacactggagggAATCCctttgcatgtaagcaatgtggaaaagcttttatttctttcagttacctcaaaacacatgaaagaaggcACACTGGAGAGGAGCCctttgcatgtaagcaatgtggaaaagcctttagttCTTCCAGTTACCTCAAAAGACATGAAGGAATTCACACAGGAGCAAAACCTtatgcatgtaaacaatgtggaaaatCCTTTTATTGGTCCAGTGTCCTCCAAAAACATGTAAAAACTCACAGTGGTGAAAAATCATGTATGTGAATAGTGTAAAAAAGCTTTTAGTACTACCAGTTGcctcaaaacacatgaaagaaatgcACACTGGAGAGAAGTCCTTTGCATgtcagcaatgtgggaaagccttctatTCATGTAGTGCCTTTAAGATACATGAACACAGACATTGTGGTAAGAAACCTATGTATATtagcaatgtggaaaagcttttagtGCTTCCAGGTACTTGAAATTACATGAAGGAATTCATATTGGAGCAAAACCTTATGCATATAAACAATGTGAGAAAGCCTTCTATTGATTCAATGCCCTCAGGAAACATGAAAAAGCAGTGGTGAGAAaccatgtatatataaataatgtgGAAAACATTTAGTTCTTTCAGTGGCCTCAAACACATCATGAATTCACATTGAAGAGAAGACCTTTGCATGTAAGCAATTTGGAAATGCCTTTACTTCATCCTGGTACTTCAAAGCACATGAACAAATTCATGAATCCTtatgaatgtaaacaatgtaGAAACCCTTCTTTCTTCCAGTGACCTTCGAAGACATACAAACTCACTCTGGGGCAAAACCTATATATGTTACCTGTGTGTGAAAGCCTGCTTCAGTTGAGTGTCCTTGAAAGGCAAGtaacatagaaagaaaataagaagagtCAATTCCTTGCATGGGCACAGTCACTTAGTTGCACAAGTTTGTTATGCATGTGATTGAATTAGCACTATTTCCATGCCAGACATGGAACACATAATC
The sequence above is drawn from the Castor canadensis chromosome 14, mCasCan1.hap1v2, whole genome shotgun sequence genome and encodes:
- the LOC109678395 gene encoding uncharacterized protein, producing the protein MCHFWRVSLMSSPFAPSTAFLSGTAILGRSVYGGRSPRFPSLGRSVSPDCRSLRTTPGVSGNGEISAGVAEPRRGPARCCGGPCVLCVLPRLCSSSLLWAAGWGWAGAGTGVCPFAQASVTFDDVCVKFTQEEWALLDPSQQKMYRDVMVETFRNLASVGEDQTVEEVYKNSRRSLRSQIVGRFCKHKEDNQFGEVFSHTPDLIMSNNIPTGVGTNDNCVCTEVFIRHPSVSLSFRTQSGPEPHEYQEYGKKPLKWKDYGKTIPDSRFLKWHERSHPGETPFLCKWSGKACFHLSGLCIYELAHDREQPYVYKPREKPISHLCAVEKRERTYSTEKPHVCQQCGKAFSFSRYLKTHEKTHTGEKPFACKQCGKAFRSSSYLKTHERSHTGANPYACKQCGKAFCSPSKLERHVKTHSGEKPYMCEQCGKALSSSSYLKIHERTHTGEKPFACKQCGKAFNFSCYLKAHERTHTGQKPFACKQCEKAFTFSSSLKKHERIHTEAKHYACKQCGKAFYWSSDLLIHVKTHSSEKLYVCEQCGKAVSSSSYLKIHERTHTGGNPFACKQCGKAFISFSYLKTHERRHTGEEPFACKQCGKAFSSSSYLKRHEGIHTGAKPYACKQCGKSFYWSSVLQKHVKTHSGEKSCM